The following coding sequences lie in one Lolium perenne isolate Kyuss_39 chromosome 2, Kyuss_2.0, whole genome shotgun sequence genomic window:
- the LOC127333816 gene encoding uncharacterized protein — protein MAMATTATKALHGGAAAARKILAAGSPRLHPSASSPPTTPQVISRGFSSFRAEEYVKMEDLARMNNRIQLLETSLETQKAVTRAEMLKMKAEVLEHDMIMLRSVGLGAGLGVGLALLTFIAWVKIKY, from the exons atggcgatggcgacgACGGCGACCAAGGCGCTGCATGGTGGCGCCGCCGCGGCGCGCAAGATCCTCGCCGCCGGTTCCCCGAGGCTCCAcccctccgcctcttcgcctccgACCACCCCGCAG GTGATTTCTCGTGGCTTTTCCTCTTTTCGAGCTGAGGAGTATGTCAAGATGGAAGATTTGGCGAGGATGAACAACAGGATTCAGTTGCTGGAAACCTCTCTTGAAACTCAGAAAGCAGTAACACG GGCTGAGATGCTCAAAATGAAAGCGGAAGTGCTGGAGCATGATATGATCATGCTCCGCAGTGTCGGCCTGGGTGCTGGCCTGGGTGTCGGCCTCGCGTTGTTGACTTTCATTGCCTGGGTCAAGATCAAGTACTGA